The Variovorax paradoxus B4 genome includes a region encoding these proteins:
- a CDS encoding ABC transporter permease: MRALDRKLLRDLRTMWSQVLTIALVVASGAGGFLTSLSAIDSLAASRDVFYAQGRFADIFVTVKRAPLALVGQLREVAGVAEVQPTIEQIVRIQLPASNDPVLGQLIGIDRTVPPRLNQVSIVSGRGLFDGAATRGGGLDAIDALVSLGFAQARGLKLGDTFGALLNGRQRQLRMVGTAVSPEFVFAGLWGMPDQRGFGIFWVDQEVLAGAYDMEGAFNTLAVRLAPAAVRRVSDAEVADALAQPLARFGGAAPRTREEQVSHAMLDNEIKEQRVLGIVLPSIFLGVAAFLLNVVLARLIATQREQIAALKALGYSNRTVAAHFLSLVLVIVALGLALGVALGDWLGARLVGLYAEVFHFADFEHRMDPRLVLLAAGVTLATALLGTLSAIAATVRLTPAEAMRPPAPGRYRRTLAERLGITRLSPAVRMILRNMERRPVRTGLSIGGVAAAVAIVVMGNFFRDAIDVIVDSTFTLSMRSNVSVWLVEPADNAVALQLARLPGVLAHESLRDVQVTLVNGHLRKRLQIRGGPVRSELLRIVDVNGRQSIPHGDGLLLTDRLAEKLGLRVGDVVRVEVHEGRRRAFEVRVDGTVREMMGLNAYMNREALNRALGEGDIATGFLLALEQGSEARLLQAVQALPRAAGAFSKAAMLRNMQEVTARNILIMSTVLTLFAAVIAVGVVYNNARIALAERAWELASLRVLGFTRAEVSGLLLGEMAIGIAIALPLGMLTGDALVHLIAMLLKSDQFLFPVVIRARTYALAGLAVVLAAVASALIVRRRIDRIDMVSALKTRE, translated from the coding sequence GTGAGAGCACTCGACCGCAAGCTGCTGCGCGACCTGCGCACGATGTGGAGCCAGGTGCTCACGATCGCGCTGGTGGTGGCCAGCGGCGCCGGCGGCTTTCTCACGAGCCTGTCGGCGATCGACTCCCTGGCCGCCTCCCGCGACGTCTTCTATGCGCAAGGGCGCTTTGCGGACATCTTCGTCACGGTCAAGCGCGCGCCGCTTGCGCTCGTCGGCCAACTGCGTGAAGTGGCGGGCGTGGCCGAGGTCCAGCCGACCATCGAGCAGATCGTGCGCATCCAGCTGCCCGCGAGCAATGACCCGGTGCTCGGCCAGCTGATCGGCATCGACCGCACCGTGCCGCCGCGCCTGAACCAGGTGAGCATCGTGTCCGGGCGCGGGCTGTTCGATGGAGCTGCCACCCGGGGTGGCGGGCTCGATGCCATCGATGCGCTGGTGTCGCTGGGCTTTGCGCAGGCGCGCGGCCTGAAGCTCGGCGACACGTTCGGCGCGCTGCTCAACGGCCGGCAGCGGCAGCTGCGCATGGTCGGAACAGCCGTGTCGCCGGAGTTCGTGTTCGCGGGCCTGTGGGGCATGCCGGACCAGCGCGGGTTCGGGATCTTCTGGGTCGACCAGGAGGTGCTGGCCGGCGCCTACGACATGGAAGGCGCGTTCAACACGCTCGCGGTGCGGCTCGCCCCGGCCGCGGTGCGGCGCGTCTCCGACGCCGAGGTGGCCGATGCGCTGGCCCAGCCGCTGGCGCGCTTTGGCGGCGCCGCGCCGCGCACGCGCGAGGAGCAGGTATCCCACGCCATGCTCGACAACGAGATCAAGGAGCAGCGGGTGCTCGGCATCGTGCTGCCGTCCATCTTTCTCGGCGTGGCGGCGTTCCTGCTGAACGTGGTGCTGGCGCGGCTGATCGCCACCCAGCGCGAGCAGATCGCCGCGCTGAAGGCTCTGGGCTATTCGAACCGCACCGTCGCCGCCCACTTCCTGAGCCTGGTGCTCGTGATCGTCGCGCTGGGCCTGGCCCTGGGCGTCGCGCTGGGCGACTGGCTGGGCGCTCGCCTGGTCGGCCTCTATGCGGAGGTCTTTCACTTTGCGGATTTCGAACACCGCATGGATCCGCGGCTGGTGCTGCTGGCGGCCGGGGTGACGCTGGCAACAGCGCTGCTGGGAACGCTCTCGGCCATTGCGGCAACCGTTCGGCTGACGCCGGCCGAGGCCATGCGGCCGCCGGCGCCGGGCCGCTACCGCCGCACGCTGGCCGAGCGCTTGGGCATCACGCGCCTCAGTCCGGCCGTGCGCATGATTCTTCGCAACATGGAGCGCCGTCCGGTGCGCACGGGCCTGTCGATCGGCGGCGTCGCGGCGGCGGTGGCGATCGTGGTGATGGGCAACTTCTTCCGCGACGCCATTGACGTGATCGTCGACAGCACCTTCACCTTGTCGATGCGCAGCAACGTTTCCGTCTGGCTGGTGGAGCCGGCGGACAACGCCGTGGCGCTGCAGCTCGCGCGCCTGCCCGGCGTACTCGCGCACGAGTCGCTGCGCGATGTGCAGGTGACGCTGGTCAACGGCCATTTGCGCAAGCGCCTGCAGATCCGGGGCGGCCCGGTGCGCAGCGAGCTGCTGCGCATCGTGGATGTGAACGGACGGCAGTCGATTCCGCACGGCGACGGCCTGCTGCTGACCGACCGGCTGGCCGAGAAGCTGGGCCTGCGCGTGGGCGACGTGGTGCGCGTCGAGGTGCACGAGGGCCGCCGGCGCGCCTTCGAGGTGCGGGTGGATGGCACGGTGCGCGAGATGATGGGATTGAACGCCTACATGAACCGCGAGGCGCTGAACCGCGCGCTGGGCGAGGGCGACATCGCCACCGGCTTCCTGCTCGCGCTGGAGCAGGGCAGCGAGGCGCGGCTGCTGCAGGCGGTCCAGGCGCTGCCGCGCGCGGCCGGGGCGTTCAGCAAGGCGGCGATGCTGCGCAACATGCAGGAGGTGACGGCGCGCAACATCCTCATCATGAGCACGGTGCTCACGCTGTTTGCCGCGGTGATCGCCGTGGGCGTGGTCTACAACAACGCGCGCATCGCGCTGGCCGAGCGCGCCTGGGAGCTGGCCAGCCTGCGCGTGCTCGGCTTCACGCGCGCGGAAGTATCGGGCCTGCTGCTGGGCGAGATGGCGATCGGCATCGCCATCGCCCTGCCGCTCGGCATGCTGACGGGCGATGCCCTGGTCCACCTGATTGCCATGCTGCTGAAGTCCGACCAGTTTCTGTTTCCCGTGGTGATCCGTGCGCGGACCTACGCCCTGGCCGGGTTGGCCGTGGTGCTGGCCGCCGTGGCCAGCGCGCTGATCGTGCGCCGCCGCATCGATCGCATCGACATGGTTTCGGCCCTGAAAACGAGAGAGTGA
- a CDS encoding efflux RND transporter periplasmic adaptor subunit produces MTSKKTLWISISAGVAVSAALLWAFAPRPLAVEVARASVGPYEQAVLEDGRTRLRDRYALSAPLTGRLARIALREGDAVEAGAVVATITPALSPMLDERTRREQSARAEAAEAAVRRADAGVQRARVAVEQARTELRRNEQLAQQHFISPAKVDTDRLALEAARMELEAAVQSRQVAGHERDTARAALIAIRTPGSGEGSFALRSPVSGRVLRVAQTSEATVMLGAPLIDIGDTARLEIVAELLTTDALQALPGAPVRIERWGGEGVLEGRVRRVEPAAFTKVSALGIEEQRVNVLIDLVGPPDLWRALGDGYRVGVRIVTLSRSSVLRVPVSAVFPQPGGGMAVFVAKTGRAQLAPVEFGGRNGSEAWVRGGIAEGAEVIVYPAATLRDGMRVKVRAVR; encoded by the coding sequence GTGACCTCGAAAAAAACCTTGTGGATATCGATCTCGGCGGGTGTGGCCGTCTCGGCCGCGCTGCTCTGGGCCTTCGCGCCAAGGCCGCTGGCCGTGGAGGTGGCGCGCGCCAGCGTGGGTCCGTACGAACAGGCCGTGCTCGAAGACGGCCGGACGCGCCTGCGCGACCGCTATGCGCTGAGCGCACCGCTGACGGGCCGGCTGGCCCGCATCGCGCTGCGCGAGGGAGACGCGGTGGAAGCCGGTGCCGTGGTCGCCACCATCACGCCGGCACTCTCGCCCATGCTCGACGAACGCACGCGGCGCGAGCAGTCCGCCCGCGCCGAAGCCGCCGAGGCGGCGGTGCGCAGGGCCGACGCCGGCGTGCAGCGCGCGCGGGTTGCCGTGGAGCAGGCGCGCACCGAGCTTCGGCGCAACGAGCAGCTGGCGCAGCAGCACTTCATCTCGCCGGCCAAGGTCGACACCGACCGGCTGGCGCTCGAGGCCGCCCGGATGGAACTCGAAGCGGCCGTGCAGTCGCGCCAGGTGGCGGGGCACGAGCGCGACACCGCGCGTGCCGCCTTGATCGCCATCCGCACACCCGGCTCCGGCGAGGGAAGCTTTGCGCTGCGTTCCCCGGTGAGCGGTCGCGTCCTGCGCGTGGCACAGACCAGCGAGGCGACGGTGATGCTCGGCGCGCCGCTGATCGACATCGGCGACACCGCGCGGCTGGAGATCGTGGCCGAGCTGCTGACCACCGACGCGCTGCAGGCGCTGCCCGGCGCGCCGGTGCGTATCGAGCGCTGGGGCGGCGAGGGCGTGCTGGAGGGACGTGTGCGCCGCGTCGAGCCCGCCGCGTTCACCAAGGTGTCGGCGCTGGGCATCGAGGAGCAGCGCGTGAACGTCCTGATCGACCTCGTCGGGCCGCCCGATCTGTGGCGGGCGCTGGGCGACGGCTACCGGGTGGGGGTGCGCATCGTGACGCTGTCGCGTTCCTCGGTCCTGCGGGTGCCGGTGAGCGCGGTCTTTCCGCAGCCCGGCGGCGGCATGGCCGTGTTCGTGGCGAAGACGGGAAGAGCGCAGCTTGCGCCGGTCGAGTTCGGTGGACGCAACGGCAGCGAGGCCTGGGTGCGCGGGGGAATTGCCGAGGGGGCCGAGGTGATCGTCTATCCGGCGGCGACGCTGCGCGACGGCATGCGCGTCAAGGTGCGTGCGGTGCGCTGA
- a CDS encoding Hsp20/alpha crystallin family protein yields the protein MNALTRLDRLENLFPDMLRRWARPLQLMDDVDLPADIRVDVTENDKEYLVTAEIPGAKKEDVRVSIDGNYVSISAEIKKDQEKKHGRALVTETYRGSVSRGFSLATEVDEKTAVAKLEDGVLRLTLPKREGAGRSTLEIQ from the coding sequence ATGAACGCACTCACTCGCCTTGACCGGCTCGAAAACCTGTTTCCCGACATGCTGCGCCGCTGGGCGCGGCCCCTGCAGCTGATGGACGACGTCGACCTGCCGGCCGACATTCGTGTCGACGTGACCGAAAACGACAAGGAATACCTTGTCACGGCCGAGATTCCCGGCGCGAAGAAGGAAGACGTCCGCGTCTCGATCGACGGCAACTACGTGTCGATCTCCGCCGAGATCAAGAAGGACCAGGAAAAGAAGCATGGCCGCGCCCTGGTCACTGAAACCTACCGGGGCAGCGTGTCGCGCGGCTTCTCGCTGGCCACCGAGGTCGACGAGAAGACCGCGGTGGCCAAGCTCGAGGACGGCGTGCTGCGCCTGACGCTTCCCAAGCGGGAAGGCGCCGGCCGCAGCACCCTCGAGATCCAGTAA
- a CDS encoding phenylacetate--CoA ligase family protein produces the protein MLPVLDPWQACAAAADVSLAARASDEALRRRRESRLASLFSAAAAGSALYRRVFAGRDPTGARLEELPIAHKKALMRDFKSWVADPALDLGSLRGFVADRANIAEPWLGRYMVWESSGSTGEPGIFVQDAAAMAVYDALEAMRRPVLRPLQRWLDPWGLTERVAFVGATGGHFASTVSVERLRRLQPGLADRLRSFSFLQPIDALVAQLNAFRPTVLATYPSAAVLLAQERRSGRLTVSLQEIWTGGEGFSRTRRAFVRKAFECPVANSYGASEFLSLAFECSLGVLHLNSDWAILEPVDAQGVAMPPGRPGTTTLLTNLANHVQPLIRYDLGDRVTLLAPRCACGSRLPAIEVEGRDDDTLVFRGARGALPVKIVPLAVSTVLEEEAGLFDFQLVQQGPGELLLQTGRSGADTQAALEKASRILRDFLAAQGAGGVRVQCRVGESGCCGRSGKAKRVVSSLR, from the coding sequence ATGCTGCCCGTCCTTGATCCGTGGCAGGCGTGCGCGGCCGCAGCGGACGTGTCCCTGGCCGCGCGCGCTTCCGACGAAGCGCTTCGGCGCCGCCGCGAGAGCCGCCTGGCGTCTCTCTTCTCGGCAGCCGCCGCGGGATCGGCCCTGTACCGGCGCGTGTTCGCCGGCCGCGATCCGACGGGCGCCAGGCTGGAAGAGCTACCCATCGCCCACAAGAAGGCGCTGATGCGCGACTTCAAGTCCTGGGTGGCCGATCCGGCACTCGACCTGGGCAGCCTGCGCGGCTTCGTTGCAGACCGCGCGAACATCGCCGAGCCCTGGCTCGGTCGCTACATGGTCTGGGAGAGTTCGGGCAGCACCGGCGAGCCGGGCATCTTCGTTCAGGACGCGGCGGCCATGGCGGTGTACGATGCCCTCGAGGCCATGCGCCGGCCGGTACTTCGGCCGCTCCAGCGGTGGCTGGACCCGTGGGGGCTGACCGAACGCGTCGCCTTCGTCGGCGCGACGGGCGGCCATTTCGCCAGCACGGTGTCGGTGGAGCGTCTGCGCCGGCTCCAGCCCGGTCTGGCGGACCGGCTGCGCAGCTTCTCCTTCCTGCAGCCCATCGACGCACTGGTCGCGCAGCTGAATGCGTTCCGGCCGACGGTGCTTGCCACCTATCCGAGCGCGGCCGTGCTGCTGGCGCAGGAGCGCCGCTCCGGGCGATTGACGGTGTCGCTGCAGGAGATCTGGACCGGCGGCGAAGGCTTTTCCCGCACCAGGCGCGCCTTCGTCCGGAAGGCGTTCGAGTGTCCGGTCGCCAACAGCTACGGCGCCTCGGAGTTCCTGTCGCTGGCTTTCGAATGCAGCCTCGGCGTGCTGCATCTGAACAGCGACTGGGCGATTCTCGAGCCGGTCGATGCGCAAGGCGTGGCCATGCCACCGGGCCGCCCCGGCACGACGACCCTGTTGACCAATCTGGCCAATCACGTGCAGCCACTGATCCGCTACGACCTCGGCGACCGCGTCACGCTGCTGGCGCCGCGCTGTGCATGCGGTTCGCGGCTTCCGGCGATCGAGGTCGAGGGGCGCGACGACGACACGCTCGTCTTTCGAGGCGCCCGCGGCGCGCTGCCGGTGAAGATCGTTCCGCTGGCGGTGAGCACCGTGCTCGAGGAGGAGGCCGGCCTGTTCGATTTCCAGCTGGTGCAGCAGGGCCCCGGCGAGCTGCTGCTGCAAACCGGCCGAAGCGGCGCGGACACGCAAGCGGCGCTGGAGAAGGCGAGCCGGATACTCCGGGACTTCCTGGCGGCGCAGGGCGCGGGCGGCGTGCGCGTTCAGTGCCGTGTCGGCGAGAGCGGCTGCTGCGGGCGAAGCGGCAAGGCCAAGCGCGTGGTCTCCTCGCTGCGATGA
- a CDS encoding phosphoribosyltransferase, producing the protein MSQLFEDRADAGRRLARELRKMKLRDPVIFALPRGGVPVAAEVARALRAPLDLLLVHKIGAPGQPEVAVAAVAAGARPVVEVCNETLRLAGASTDYVQGELPLHLEEIERRRRLYLQGRSSPPVAGRTAVLVDDGIATGTTVRAALRSLRDRRPERIVLAVPVAPAAQLERLRTEVDAVVCLLTPEPFVAVGAYYHHFNQTTDEQVVALMAAQPWAAGP; encoded by the coding sequence ATGAGCCAGCTTTTCGAAGACCGCGCGGATGCCGGGCGTCGCCTGGCCAGGGAACTGCGCAAGATGAAGCTGCGGGATCCGGTCATCTTCGCGCTGCCTCGCGGCGGAGTCCCCGTGGCAGCAGAAGTCGCGCGCGCGCTGCGCGCACCGCTCGACCTGCTGCTGGTGCACAAGATCGGCGCGCCCGGCCAGCCGGAGGTCGCCGTGGCGGCGGTTGCCGCAGGCGCGCGGCCGGTCGTCGAAGTCTGCAATGAAACCCTGCGGCTGGCCGGTGCGTCGACCGACTACGTGCAGGGCGAACTGCCGCTTCATCTCGAGGAAATCGAGCGCAGGCGCAGGCTTTACCTCCAGGGGCGTTCATCGCCGCCGGTGGCGGGGCGCACGGCGGTGCTGGTCGATGATGGAATCGCAACCGGCACCACCGTGCGGGCGGCGCTGCGAAGCCTGCGCGACCGCAGGCCCGAACGCATCGTCCTCGCCGTGCCGGTCGCTCCAGCGGCGCAGCTGGAGCGGCTGCGCACAGAGGTGGATGCCGTCGTATGCCTTCTGACCCCGGAGCCTTTCGTCGCCGTGGGTGCGTACTACCACCACTTCAATCAGACCACCGACGAGCAGGTGGTCGCCCTGATGGCCGCGCAGCCGTGGGCGGCCGGGCCGTAG
- a CDS encoding universal stress protein, with protein sequence MNTLDSILVHLDGTTRAETRLRFAHRLAQAHESALTALFAVAPPVLPALALPGGLPAMPMRGPVDPDHRARALAMFERALQGSAVRSDWQELRGEPVTDTFVRRALTADLMVLGQRDPFDATGFDVPGDFVEAALLGSGKPALIVPFAGEPSAELETVLVAWRFTREAANALATAAPVLRKAKQVHLVCATEEGAGDPAPAMAAVRNCLLTHGVGRVQEHRSLEARYPGQALLSLAGDVGADLIVMGCYGHSRARELVLGGVTRTVLESATLPVWMAH encoded by the coding sequence ATGAACACGCTCGATTCGATCCTTGTCCACCTGGACGGCACCACCCGCGCCGAGACACGGCTGCGGTTCGCCCACCGGCTCGCGCAGGCCCACGAGTCCGCGCTGACCGCGCTCTTCGCGGTCGCGCCCCCCGTGCTGCCGGCGCTGGCCCTGCCCGGCGGACTGCCGGCGATGCCCATGCGGGGGCCGGTCGACCCGGATCACCGGGCACGCGCCCTCGCGATGTTCGAACGCGCCTTGCAAGGCAGTGCGGTTCGCAGCGACTGGCAGGAGCTTCGCGGCGAGCCGGTCACCGATACCTTTGTGCGCCGCGCCCTGACTGCAGACCTCATGGTGCTCGGGCAGCGCGATCCGTTCGATGCCACCGGCTTCGACGTGCCCGGCGACTTCGTCGAGGCGGCGCTGCTCGGCAGCGGCAAGCCGGCACTGATCGTGCCCTTCGCCGGCGAGCCGTCGGCAGAGTTGGAGACGGTCCTGGTCGCGTGGCGCTTCACCCGCGAGGCAGCGAATGCACTGGCCACGGCCGCGCCTGTCCTGCGCAAGGCGAAACAGGTTCACCTCGTCTGCGCCACCGAAGAAGGCGCGGGCGACCCGGCACCCGCAATGGCGGCGGTTCGGAACTGCCTCCTGACGCATGGCGTCGGGCGCGTGCAGGAACACCGCAGCCTCGAGGCCCGGTATCCAGGCCAGGCCCTGCTGTCGCTCGCCGGGGACGTCGGTGCCGATCTGATCGTCATGGGCTGCTATGGGCACAGCCGGGCCAGGGAACTGGTGCTCGGCGGTGTCACGCGCACCGTGCTGGAATCGGCCACCCTGCCGGTCTGGATGGCCCACTGA
- a CDS encoding host attachment protein: protein MTKIKLGRRTEGDRPRALDQAQSPICLADLSLAVTFYETAMKSQWIVVTNAALARIFSRKSAIEPLVPVATLTHSESRLRTGALAADRAGRQAADNSHGVNQFEPRSDAHRKEHRRFAREIAQRLDEALAAGKFGSLMIFSSNPFIGELRAQLSNAVSERVQTLLDCDLSHVGITELERRIAVPSDGKP, encoded by the coding sequence TTGACGAAGATCAAGCTCGGGCGCCGCACCGAGGGAGACCGGCCGCGCGCACTTGATCAAGCGCAATCTCCGATCTGTCTAGCCGACCTAAGCTTGGCCGTCACTTTCTACGAGACTGCCATGAAATCCCAATGGATCGTTGTCACCAATGCGGCGCTGGCACGCATCTTCAGCCGGAAATCCGCCATCGAGCCGCTGGTGCCGGTCGCGACCCTGACCCACTCGGAAAGCCGTCTGCGCACCGGCGCGCTCGCGGCCGACCGCGCCGGTCGCCAGGCCGCCGACAACAGCCATGGCGTCAACCAGTTCGAGCCGCGCAGCGACGCGCACCGGAAAGAGCATCGGCGCTTCGCCAGGGAGATCGCGCAGCGGCTGGACGAAGCGCTGGCCGCGGGCAAGTTCGGCTCGCTCATGATCTTTTCATCCAATCCCTTCATCGGCGAGCTCAGGGCCCAACTGAGCAATGCAGTGAGCGAGCGAGTCCAGACCTTGCTCGACTGCGACCTGTCCCATGTGGGAATCACCGAGCTCGAACGGCGCATCGCCGTACCCTCGGACGGAAAGCCGTGA
- a CDS encoding SAM-dependent methyltransferase: MKLPLSLRDVLEGIGRRAATSFAVVMPDGGRLSIGSEAPVFTIVFHTDAALLATATRAHIGLMEAYFDQEVDVEGDFGAALAAGMAAGFDQHGGTLNGIENSLHELRHSNRDFLQAKANARAHYGLDTHFYRLWLDDPLMMYTCGYWPEGTKTLEEAQRRKIDHVCRKIRLSAGDSFIDIGCGFGGFMFRAQEKIGATGVGLNTTTEQVEWLRGEIERRGLEASLQVREADFREVDAQYDKVVSIGTLEHAGRDQLPQVVRAHAEFLKPGGLGILHFIAHVGRFDTELFIRKHVFPGGWIPSLADVLVEMERNGLEVLDIENLRRHYAPTLDAWAERFDRRWSDIQAIDPKRFDERFRRIWRTYLVGCAEMFRSPAGYTHLFQIVFSKGNATAASYPMTRAHLYAP; the protein is encoded by the coding sequence ATGAAGCTTCCGCTCTCCCTGCGCGACGTGCTCGAAGGCATCGGCCGGCGTGCCGCGACGTCCTTCGCCGTCGTCATGCCCGACGGCGGACGCCTGTCCATCGGCAGCGAGGCGCCGGTATTCACCATCGTCTTCCACACCGATGCGGCGCTGCTCGCGACCGCAACGCGCGCTCACATCGGGTTGATGGAAGCCTATTTCGACCAGGAGGTGGATGTCGAAGGCGACTTCGGCGCCGCGCTCGCGGCCGGCATGGCGGCTGGCTTCGACCAGCACGGTGGCACGCTCAACGGCATCGAGAACAGCCTGCACGAGCTGCGCCATTCCAATCGCGACTTCCTGCAGGCAAAGGCCAATGCCCGTGCGCACTACGGGCTCGACACCCATTTCTACCGGCTCTGGCTCGACGATCCGCTGATGATGTACACCTGCGGCTACTGGCCCGAGGGCACGAAGACCCTGGAGGAAGCGCAGCGGCGCAAGATCGACCACGTGTGCCGCAAGATCCGGCTGAGCGCCGGCGACAGCTTCATCGACATCGGGTGCGGTTTCGGCGGCTTCATGTTCAGGGCGCAGGAAAAGATCGGCGCCACGGGCGTCGGCCTCAACACCACCACCGAACAGGTCGAGTGGCTGCGCGGCGAGATCGAGCGGCGCGGCCTGGAAGCCTCGCTGCAGGTGCGGGAAGCCGATTTCCGCGAGGTGGATGCCCAGTACGACAAGGTCGTCTCGATCGGCACGCTCGAGCATGCGGGGCGGGACCAGCTGCCGCAGGTGGTCCGTGCGCATGCGGAATTCCTCAAGCCCGGAGGACTTGGCATTCTCCACTTCATCGCCCATGTGGGCCGCTTCGACACCGAGCTCTTCATCCGCAAGCATGTATTCCCGGGCGGCTGGATTCCGAGCCTGGCCGACGTGCTCGTCGAGATGGAGCGCAATGGCCTCGAGGTGCTCGACATCGAGAACCTGCGCCGGCACTATGCCCCCACGCTGGACGCCTGGGCCGAGCGCTTCGATCGCCGGTGGAGCGACATACAGGCCATCGATCCGAAGCGCTTCGACGAGCGCTTTCGGCGCATCTGGCGCACCTACCTGGTCGGTTGTGCGGAGATGTTCCGTTCGCCCGCCGGCTACACGCACTTGTTCCAGATCGTGTTCAGCAAGGGCAACGCGACCGCGGCGAGCTACCCGATGACCCGGGCACATCTGTATGCCCCCTGA
- a CDS encoding FAD-binding oxidoreductase: MPPESASYEMRKRELLAAARTGRFQGDAPLALAKRTSNLFRDPGTGPRHRIDLGGFDHVIDIDAAAGTLQAEGMVSYEQLVAATLPHRVMPAVVPQLRTITVGGAVAGVGIEATSFRQGLVHHTVLEIDVLLPDGSIVTCAPHNAHSDLFFGFPNSYGTLGYALRLVLRTLPVKPCVRVEHVAFERAEDFFAALAEACTGDADFLDGVVFGPHSLVLNVARFEDGAPSLSNYGYERIYYRSLLDTPVDHLSVHDYLWRWDTDWFWCSRNFGAQNPLVRRLFGRSHLNSRTYTRLMRLNARWGLTERLARWRGVHTESVIQDVDIPLSAAPAFLEFLQRETGILPVWICPVHAPVETARFTLYPLDAGTLYINFGFWDVVESRLPHEAGHFNRLVEREVLRLGGIKSLYSDSFFTREEFDGAYGMAAYEALKRRYDAGRRAPHLYDKCVLRR; the protein is encoded by the coding sequence ATGCCCCCTGAATCCGCCAGCTACGAGATGCGCAAGCGCGAGCTTCTTGCGGCGGCGCGCACCGGCCGCTTTCAGGGGGACGCTCCGCTGGCGCTGGCCAAGCGCACTTCGAACCTCTTCAGGGACCCCGGCACGGGGCCGCGGCACCGGATCGACCTGGGCGGCTTCGACCACGTGATCGACATCGACGCCGCGGCCGGCACGCTGCAGGCCGAGGGCATGGTGAGCTACGAGCAGTTGGTGGCTGCAACCCTGCCGCACCGCGTGATGCCGGCGGTCGTGCCGCAGCTCAGGACGATCACCGTCGGCGGCGCGGTGGCCGGGGTGGGCATCGAGGCCACCTCGTTTCGGCAGGGCCTCGTGCATCACACGGTGCTGGAGATCGACGTCCTGCTGCCCGATGGCAGCATCGTGACCTGCGCTCCGCACAATGCGCACAGCGACCTGTTCTTCGGTTTTCCCAACTCGTATGGCACGCTCGGCTATGCGCTGCGCCTGGTGCTGCGAACGCTGCCGGTGAAACCCTGCGTTCGGGTGGAACACGTTGCATTCGAGCGCGCCGAAGACTTCTTCGCCGCGCTTGCCGAGGCATGCACAGGCGATGCCGATTTCCTGGACGGCGTGGTGTTCGGCCCGCATTCCCTGGTACTGAATGTGGCGCGCTTCGAAGACGGCGCGCCTTCGCTCAGCAACTACGGGTACGAGCGCATCTACTACCGTTCGCTGCTGGACACGCCGGTCGATCACCTGAGCGTGCATGACTACCTGTGGCGCTGGGACACCGACTGGTTCTGGTGTTCCCGGAATTTCGGCGCGCAGAATCCGCTCGTGCGCCGGCTGTTCGGCCGCTCGCACCTGAACTCGCGCACCTACACGCGGCTCATGCGGTTGAACGCCCGCTGGGGCCTGACGGAGCGCCTGGCGCGATGGCGCGGCGTGCACACCGAGTCGGTGATCCAGGACGTGGACATTCCGCTCTCGGCTGCGCCTGCCTTCCTTGAATTCCTCCAGCGCGAAACAGGGATTCTTCCGGTCTGGATCTGCCCGGTGCACGCGCCCGTCGAGACGGCCCGATTCACGCTGTACCCGCTCGACGCGGGCACGCTCTACATCAACTTCGGTTTCTGGGATGTGGTCGAGAGCCGCCTTCCCCATGAGGCGGGACACTTCAATCGCCTGGTGGAAAGGGAGGTGCTGCGCCTGGGCGGCATCAAGTCGCTCTATTCGGACAGCTTCTTCACCCGAGAGGAGTTCGATGGCGCCTACGGCATGGCCGCCTATGAGGCACTGAAGCGCCGCTACGACGCCGGGCGCCGCGCGCCGCATCTGTACGACAAGTGCGTGCTGCGGCGCTGA